The Oncorhynchus masou masou isolate Uvic2021 chromosome 6, UVic_Omas_1.1, whole genome shotgun sequence genome has a window encoding:
- the LOC135542207 gene encoding kazrin-like — translation MELTRNTPMSLWKAGAVQAWLEVVMAMSMYLRACSENVKSGKVLLGLTDEDLELGLGISNPMHRRKLRLAIEDYREAESGQGLSKAAEMDHHWVAKSWLSDVGLPQYSQTFQSQLVDGRVLNSLSRRDLERLLNITTHSHQTSLLLAIQLLQLLNFDKEVLEARRAQCEHKDQDPVVWTCHRVIKWIRDIDLKEYADSLHGRGVHGAVLGLDPSFDADAMAKALGIPSHKHMLHRHMFEEMKALSIPARQTSVEQDCEVPGTGAPPQSPSAVSRYNEEIVSMRRRSGKSPLRFNPKIAIGRGLGYHGSCGSLPREARVQAVPRTKGSPMHTYKNVEITNV, via the exons ATGGAGCTCACTCGGAACACACCCATGTCACTGTGGAAGGCAGGGGCGGTACAAGCCTGGCTGGAGGTTGTCATGGCAATGTCCATGTACCTTCGTGCTTGCTCGGAAAACGTCAAAAGTGGGAAG GTGCTGCTGGGGCTGACAGACGAGGACCTGGAGCTGGGACTGGGCATCAGTAACCCCATGCACCGCAGGAAGCTACGCCTCGCCATCGAGGACTACAGGGAGGCAGAGTCTGGCCAGGG GCTATCAAAGGCTGCTGAAATGGACCATCACTGGGTTGCCAAATCTTGGTTGAGTGACGTTGGGTTGCCCCAgtattcccaaaccttccaaagCCAACTGGTGGACGGCCGGGTGCTCAACTCCCTCAGCCGACGAGACCTGGAGAGACTCCTGAACATCACCACCCACTCCCACCAAACCAGCCTGCTGCTGGCCATCCAGCTCCTGCAATTGCTCAACTTCGACAAAGAG GTCCTGGAGGCTCGCCGAGCCCAGTGTGAGCACAAGGACCAGGACCCAGTGGTTTGGACTTGCCACAGAGTCATAAAGTGGATCAGAGACATAGACCTAAAA GAGTATGCTGACAGTCTTCATGGCAGGGGAGTCCATGGTGCTGTGTTGGGTCTGGACCCCTCATTTGATGCAGATGCCATGGCCAAGGCCCTGGGAATCCCCAGCCACAAACATATGCTTCATCGGCACATGTTTGAGGAGATGAaggctctctccatccctgccag GCAAACTAGTGTGGAGCAGGATTGTGAAGTGCCGGGAACGGGAGCCCCACCACAATCCCCTTCTGCTGTTAGCCGCTATAACGAGGAGATAGTGTCTATGAGACGAAGGTCAGGCAAG AGTCCTCTTCGGTTTAACCCAAAGATTGCCATTGGGCGGGGCCTTGGTTACCATGGCAGCTGTGGATCTCTGCCCAGAGAGGCACGGGTGCAGGCTGTGCCCAGGACAAAGGGAAGTCCCATGCACACCTACAAGAATGTAGAGATCACCAATGTCTGA